One region of Solanum pennellii chromosome 6, SPENNV200 genomic DNA includes:
- the LOC107021787 gene encoding zinc finger-containing ubiquitin peptidase 1 isoform X1 codes for MADFSACPICNLRVLTSELERHANSHFDDEDIDKDFELAQQIALDLACAPSSPPYIPVDDDMQCETSSQKDRECSILKYEAKNCNPGGKDIDEKVRILSSVYLNETRPQIGQGLMDLLKNCLELETEKTTTILCVNVDHFQSSHSEDYGWGCGWRNIQMLSSHLLKQRQEAREVLYGGSGFVPDIPSLQRWLEIAWKRGFDKQGSEDFDRAIYGKRNWIGTTECATLFRSFGLRARIVDFVSREIDIRSSGVGKCVGSMTPQVYGPMDVYLSKGKNAVSKAVPISYDVKAKPNVQQALIDWVWNYFSDNKSRKYGNHGILVSQKAPLYFQHDGHSRTIVGIQMKCQRNGPMQYNLLILDPGHTTESLAKSLKGNFGWQKLIKRGVHTLKKPLYQLCFLDPGIASGEEIESLKNLHSIRVEA; via the exons ATGGCCGATTTCTCAGCTTGCCCTATCTGTAATCTCAGAGTTCTCACCTCTGAACTCGAAAG GCACGCTAACAGTCACTTCGACGATGAGGACATTGACAAAGACTTCGAATTGGCTCAACAAATTGCCCTTGACCTTGCCTGTGCCCCTTCAAGTCCACCTTATATCCCg GTTGATGATGACATGCAGTGTGAAACTAGTTCCCAAAAGGATCGCGAGTGTAgtattttgaagtatgaggCCAAAAATTGCAATCCTGGAGGGAAAGATATTGATGAAAAAGTAAGGATTTTATCAAGTGTGTACCTTAATGAAACCCGACCTCAGATTGGACAAGGGTTAATGGATTTGTTGAAGAACTGTTTAGAGTTGGAGACTGaaaagaccaccactattttgTGTGTTAATGTTGATCATTTCCAAAGCAGCCATTCGGAGGATTATGGTTGGGGTTGTGGCTGGCGTAATATCCAGATGCTTAGTTCTCACTTGCTTAAGCAACGACAAGAAGCAAGGGAGGTCTTGTATGGAGGTTCTGGGTTTGTACCTGACATCCCTTCACTCCAAAGATGGCTTGAAATTGCTTGGAAAAGAGGCTTTGATAAACAGGGCTCAGAAGACTTTGATCGAGCAATTTATGGCAAAAGAAATTGGATCGGAACTACAGAATGTGCTACGCTCTTCCGTTCATTTGGCCTTCGTGCCAGGATAGTGGACTTTGTAAGCCGGGAGATAGACATTAGGTCAAGTGGAGTTGGTAAATGTGTGGGCAGCATGACACCACAAGTTTATGGACCAATGGATGTATATCTGTCCAAAGGGAAAAATGCTGTATCCAAGGCTGTTCCGATTTCGTATGATGTAAAGGCTAAGCCTAATGTCCAGCAGGCACTCATTGATTGGGTGTGGAATTACTTTTCTGACAATAAATCCAGGAAATACGGCAATCATGGTATCCTAGTCAGTCAAAAAGC GCCTTTGTACTTCCAGCATGATGGCCAttcaagaaccattgttgggATTCAAATGAAATGCCAGAGAAATGGACCAATGCAGTACAATCTATTGATCTTAGATCCAGGTCAT ACAACAGAATCCCTGGCAAAATCTCTTAAAGGAAACTTCGGTTGGCAAAAGCTAATAAAAAGAGGTGTACACACTCTGAAGAAGCCATTATATCAG TTATGTTTTCTTGATCCTGGAATTGCTTCTGGGGAGGAGATTGAGAGCCTAAAGAATCTACACAGCATCCGTGTTGAAGCTTAG
- the LOC107021787 gene encoding zinc finger-containing ubiquitin peptidase 1 isoform X2, giving the protein MADFSACPICNLRVLTSELERHANSHFDDEDIDKDFELAQQIALDLACAPSSPPYIPCETSSQKDRECSILKYEAKNCNPGGKDIDEKVRILSSVYLNETRPQIGQGLMDLLKNCLELETEKTTTILCVNVDHFQSSHSEDYGWGCGWRNIQMLSSHLLKQRQEAREVLYGGSGFVPDIPSLQRWLEIAWKRGFDKQGSEDFDRAIYGKRNWIGTTECATLFRSFGLRARIVDFVSREIDIRSSGVGKCVGSMTPQVYGPMDVYLSKGKNAVSKAVPISYDVKAKPNVQQALIDWVWNYFSDNKSRKYGNHGILVSQKAPLYFQHDGHSRTIVGIQMKCQRNGPMQYNLLILDPGHTTESLAKSLKGNFGWQKLIKRGVHTLKKPLYQLCFLDPGIASGEEIESLKNLHSIRVEA; this is encoded by the exons ATGGCCGATTTCTCAGCTTGCCCTATCTGTAATCTCAGAGTTCTCACCTCTGAACTCGAAAG GCACGCTAACAGTCACTTCGACGATGAGGACATTGACAAAGACTTCGAATTGGCTCAACAAATTGCCCTTGACCTTGCCTGTGCCCCTTCAAGTCCACCTTATATCCCg TGTGAAACTAGTTCCCAAAAGGATCGCGAGTGTAgtattttgaagtatgaggCCAAAAATTGCAATCCTGGAGGGAAAGATATTGATGAAAAAGTAAGGATTTTATCAAGTGTGTACCTTAATGAAACCCGACCTCAGATTGGACAAGGGTTAATGGATTTGTTGAAGAACTGTTTAGAGTTGGAGACTGaaaagaccaccactattttgTGTGTTAATGTTGATCATTTCCAAAGCAGCCATTCGGAGGATTATGGTTGGGGTTGTGGCTGGCGTAATATCCAGATGCTTAGTTCTCACTTGCTTAAGCAACGACAAGAAGCAAGGGAGGTCTTGTATGGAGGTTCTGGGTTTGTACCTGACATCCCTTCACTCCAAAGATGGCTTGAAATTGCTTGGAAAAGAGGCTTTGATAAACAGGGCTCAGAAGACTTTGATCGAGCAATTTATGGCAAAAGAAATTGGATCGGAACTACAGAATGTGCTACGCTCTTCCGTTCATTTGGCCTTCGTGCCAGGATAGTGGACTTTGTAAGCCGGGAGATAGACATTAGGTCAAGTGGAGTTGGTAAATGTGTGGGCAGCATGACACCACAAGTTTATGGACCAATGGATGTATATCTGTCCAAAGGGAAAAATGCTGTATCCAAGGCTGTTCCGATTTCGTATGATGTAAAGGCTAAGCCTAATGTCCAGCAGGCACTCATTGATTGGGTGTGGAATTACTTTTCTGACAATAAATCCAGGAAATACGGCAATCATGGTATCCTAGTCAGTCAAAAAGC GCCTTTGTACTTCCAGCATGATGGCCAttcaagaaccattgttgggATTCAAATGAAATGCCAGAGAAATGGACCAATGCAGTACAATCTATTGATCTTAGATCCAGGTCAT ACAACAGAATCCCTGGCAAAATCTCTTAAAGGAAACTTCGGTTGGCAAAAGCTAATAAAAAGAGGTGTACACACTCTGAAGAAGCCATTATATCAG TTATGTTTTCTTGATCCTGGAATTGCTTCTGGGGAGGAGATTGAGAGCCTAAAGAATCTACACAGCATCCGTGTTGAAGCTTAG
- the LOC107021158 gene encoding autophagy-related protein 13a-like, with protein MDFQSNLQGGYGRFEQILAQYLLKSLHIILNLRVPSIRAYGGFEEVKRSDKWFNMVLGDRPAVFENLNLLHGEPMIIDIILVQDKDCTSLKHSSGKAFAGAYTETIIERWVVQCENRRSMVPQMGDSSYKKMYKKSIILLRSVYSMLKLLPAFKAFRKLSSSSQSCCFDINFKVSSFSEPFSRAEEEMMKQFTFTSVDAQQGRLSLSVTYRENLVDFNLESSASFPPEIITDYVGSPLTDPLRSFPLTSTDKGVHNTSFPLRRTQSSCSAPVQRPQSWTSGLFRAPSLPQPYVGSPPLCHAPYELSTSVSNVYGQRIPPNYKYSTHQKTTSFDDDQLSPPFSSSPSPPTYLSGANLVQTHLRSETDPVSIPHPLIGRTSRHLSPNLSDPNRHYLPPMSPRCTKHDSSSHESPSGIRSSRKIDLLRVPESDTTNPGQKVPTDARDDSGRFSGVLSSSDSPRVGFSRSSSSRLSFQDDLDDFDFSCPFIVDDVDTSVSRARENLESRKRPEASSRVSATTRKSQDAAVGALVHMLRTAPPLRQDSTCYTTHSIEGEVEGETGTASQFYVPRKASDALEELKAYTELKDMLLPKSTTRSDSEDGSYA; from the exons ATGGATTTTCAGAGTAACTTACAGGGTGGGTATGGAAGATTTGAGCAAATACTTGCTCAATATCTTCTAAAAAGCTTGCATATTATTTTGAACTTGAGGGTTCCTTCGATAAGAGCGTATGGTGGGTTTGAAGAAGTGAAGAGGAGTGACAAGTGGTTTAATATGGTGTTGGGAGATCGTCCTGCGGTTTTTGAAAACTTGAATCTGTTGCATGGGGAGCCAATGATAATAGATATAATACTTGTTCAAGATAAAGATTGTACTTCATTGAAGCACAGTTCAGGTAAAGCATTTGCAGGGGCATATACAGAAACCATTATAGAGAGGTGGGTCGTGCAATGTGAGAATCGGAGGTCAATGGTTCCTCAAATGGGTGATTCCTCTTACAAGAAAATGTACAAGAAGTCTATCATACTACTTCGTTCCGTTTATTCGATGTTGAAGCTCCTGCCTGCATTCAAGGCCTTCAGGAAACTATCTTCGTCAAGTCAGAGTTGTTGTTTTGATATTAATTTTAAGGTATCTTCATTTAGTGAGCCATTCTCAAGGGCAGAGGAGGAGATGATGAAACAATTTACTTTTACTTCAGTTGATGCCCAGCAAGGCCGTCTTTCCTTATCTGTGACATATCGTGAAAATCTGGTGGACTTTAACCTGGAGAGTTCTGCATCCTTTCCACCTGAGATCATTACAGATTATGTTGGTAGTCCACTCACTGATCCTCTGAGGTCATTCCCTTTGACCTCGACAGATAAGGGTGTTCATAATACTTCATTTCCATTGAGAAGGACACAGTCCTCTTGTTCAGCACCTGTTCAGCGCCCGCAGAGTTGGACAAGTGGTCTCTTCAGGGCACCTTCTTTACCTCAGCCGTATGTAGGATCTCCACCTTTATGCCATGCACCATATGAGCTTTCAACTTCAGTCAGTAATGTATATGGACAGAGGATTCCACCTAACTACAAATATTCGACTCACCAGAAAACAACTAGTTTTGATGATGACCAGCTTTCCCCTCCATTTTCATCATCACCATCTCCACCCACATATCTTTCAGGTGCAAATCTTGTGCAGACTCATTTGCGTTCAGAAACTGATCCTGTCAGTATCCCTCATCCATTAATAGGCAGAACTTCCAGACACCTATCTCCTAATTTGTCTGATCCAAACAGGCATTATCTCCCACCTATGTCACCTAGATGCACAAAGCATGATTCTTCATCCCATGAATCCCCTTCTGGAATCAGATCATCAAGGAAAATAGATTTGCTAAGGGTTCCAGAGTCAGATACTACTAATCCTGGACAAAAG GTGCCTACAGATGCTAGAGATGATTCAGGACGGTTCTCAGGTGTGCTCTCTTCAAGTGATTCACCACGTGTTGGATTTTCTAGAAGTTCTAGCAGCAGATTATCTTTTCAGGATGACTTGGATGACTTTGATTTTTCCTGTCCTTTTATAGTTGATGATGTTGATACTTCTGTTTCCCGAGCCAG AGAGAACCTTGAATCCAGAAAGCGCCCAGAAGCCTCGTCTAGAGTATCTGCAACAACCAGAAAATCTCAAGATGCTGCTGTAGGTGCCCTTGTTCACATGTTGAGAACTGCTCCTCCGTTGCGTCAAGATTCTACTTGCTATACTACACATTCTATAGAGGGAGAGGTAGAGGGAGAAACTGGCACTGCATCTCAGTTCTATGTTCCTAGGAAGGCATCAGATGCATTGGAGGAGCTCAAAGCTTACACTGAATTGAAAGATATGTTACTTCCCAAGAGCACGACACGCTCAGACAGTGAGGATGGGAGCTATGCGTGA